A window from Piliocolobus tephrosceles isolate RC106 chromosome 11, ASM277652v3, whole genome shotgun sequence encodes these proteins:
- the ASDURF gene encoding ASNSD1 upstream open reading frame protein isoform X2 — protein sequence MPNRGTRPEDSPVLIPTDNSTPHKEDLSSKIKEQKIVVDELSNLKKNRTEQKCYLRAKVYWMN from the exons ATGCCCAACCGAGGGACGCGCCCAGAGGACAGCCCTGTGCTGATCCCCACTGACAATTCGACCCCACACAAGGAGGATCTTAGCAGCAAG attaaagaacaaaaaattgtGGTGGATGAACTTTCTAACCTTAAGAAGAATAGG ACCGAACAGAAATGCTATCTGAGAGCAAaa